Proteins encoded together in one Balnearium lithotrophicum window:
- a CDS encoding RusA family crossover junction endodeoxyribonuclease, with protein sequence MKFKFFFVGKIPSKANYKKISHRRVNGEMKPFIVNNPAVLKAQREALWQLHIQKLFYGLEKFPIEKPVKVSLVFFLSGRVKQRDIDNAEKFVGDILEKGGVLKRDSLIYRKENVEKRIGIKGFDEVVYIEIEELKEEERIDHEKGKPNFPEEFYQFLKKMNMELPNEG encoded by the coding sequence TTGAAATTTAAATTCTTCTTCGTAGGTAAGATTCCCAGTAAGGCCAACTACAAAAAAATTTCCCACAGAAGAGTAAATGGAGAAATGAAGCCGTTTATAGTAAACAATCCTGCTGTTTTAAAGGCTCAGAGAGAGGCCTTATGGCAACTCCATATCCAAAAGCTTTTCTACGGGCTGGAAAAGTTTCCTATAGAGAAACCAGTTAAGGTTTCTTTAGTCTTTTTCCTATCTGGAAGGGTAAAACAGAGGGATATAGACAATGCAGAGAAGTTCGTTGGTGACATTCTTGAAAAGGGAGGAGTTTTAAAGAGGGATTCACTCATATACAGGAAGGAGAATGTAGAAAAGAGAATAGGAATTAAGGGGTTTGATGAAGTGGTTTACATAGAAATCGAAGAGTTGAAGGAAGAGGAGAGGATTGACCATGAAAAGGGGAAACCTAACTTTCCAGAGGAGTTTTACCAGTTTTTAAAGAAAATGAATATGGAGCTCCCAAATGAAGGTTGA